A stretch of the Agromyces larvae genome encodes the following:
- a CDS encoding DNA alkylation repair protein has translation MVSTTAPAAGGQPAPTAADVRRQLEASASLAEREKTMKRMTDAATPVLGVRMGTVFAIAKANVGMPLAEVDRMLDDDTYEVRVAAVSILDFTARQRRTTDADRRAMFELWMRRLDRLDTWDLIDRAAPRVIGWYLLDKPRDILFELARDEEWWHRRTAITAAFWIIRAGDLDDPLALCELLAADAVHFVQTNVGVALREIGRVDRVRLEEFLARRGDDLSAHARRTARSALG, from the coding sequence ATGGTGTCGACCACCGCACCGGCCGCGGGCGGCCAGCCCGCCCCGACCGCCGCCGACGTGCGGCGGCAGCTCGAGGCATCCGCGTCGCTCGCCGAGCGCGAGAAGACGATGAAGCGCATGACGGATGCCGCGACTCCCGTGCTGGGCGTGCGCATGGGCACGGTGTTCGCCATCGCGAAGGCGAACGTCGGGATGCCGCTCGCCGAGGTCGACCGGATGCTCGACGACGACACGTACGAGGTGCGCGTCGCAGCGGTGAGCATCCTCGACTTCACAGCTCGGCAGCGGCGCACGACCGACGCCGACCGGCGGGCGATGTTCGAGCTGTGGATGCGGCGGCTCGACCGCCTCGACACGTGGGATCTCATCGACCGCGCGGCACCGCGCGTGATCGGCTGGTATCTGCTCGACAAGCCCCGCGACATCCTGTTCGAGCTCGCGCGTGACGAGGAGTGGTGGCACCGCCGCACCGCGATCACGGCCGCGTTCTGGATCATCCGCGCCGGCGACCTCGACGACCCGCTCGCGCTCTGCGAATTGCTCGCGGCCGACGCGGTGCACTTCGTGCAGACGAACGTGGGCGTCGCGCTGCGCGAGATCGGGCGGGTCGACCGGGTGCGGCTCGAGGAGTTCCTCGCCCGGCGAGGCGACGACCTCAGCGCGCACGCGCGGCGCACGGCGCGGTCGGCGCTCGGCTGA
- a CDS encoding PadR family transcriptional regulator, which yields MPRRRPGVLLPLELDILEAGVRLQAAGGAFHGFGLARELADGDGSALTAHGTLYKALSRMADAGLLESEWEPVERAAAEGRPRRRLYRVTAEGARVARAQRAGAAAAAAPRLGLA from the coding sequence ATGCCACGCAGACGACCGGGAGTGCTGCTCCCACTCGAGCTCGACATCCTCGAAGCCGGCGTGCGGCTGCAAGCCGCCGGCGGTGCCTTCCACGGCTTCGGGCTCGCCCGCGAACTCGCCGACGGCGACGGCTCCGCCCTCACCGCGCACGGCACCCTGTACAAAGCGCTCTCGCGCATGGCCGACGCGGGCCTGCTCGAGTCGGAGTGGGAGCCCGTGGAGCGCGCCGCCGCCGAGGGCCGGCCACGGCGGCGCCTCTACCGCGTGACCGCCGAAGGCGCGCGCGTCGCCCGCGCCCAGCGGGCCGGCGCCGCCGCGGCGGCCGCCCCCCGGCTGGGGCTCGCATGA
- a CDS encoding sulfurtransferase — protein sequence MPRPERSSVLVEPRDLAALLASPTPPVVLDVRWRLDRPDGRPAYLEGHVPGAVYVDLDHELARHGEPTDGRHPLPAIGDLQRAARRWGLHEGQPVVVSDDLSNLSAARAWWLLRFAGVAEVRLLDGALAGWAAAGLPLEAGAPPAPEPGDVVLAYGALPTLSMDEAAEHARRATLLDARAPERYRGEVEPVDPRAGHIPGALNAPAASMLDEAGRFRAGDDLRAAFDALGVRPDAPVGVYCGSGVNAAAAAVGLELAGFEPALYPGSWSQWSNHPDRPAATGADAG from the coding sequence ATGCCCCGCCCCGAACGTTCCTCCGTGCTCGTCGAGCCCCGCGATCTCGCGGCGCTGCTCGCATCGCCGACTCCGCCCGTGGTGCTGGACGTGCGGTGGCGGCTCGACCGGCCCGACGGGCGCCCGGCCTACCTCGAAGGTCATGTGCCGGGTGCGGTCTACGTCGACCTCGATCACGAACTGGCGCGTCACGGCGAGCCGACCGACGGCCGGCATCCGCTGCCCGCGATCGGCGATCTGCAGCGGGCCGCTCGGCGGTGGGGGTTGCACGAAGGCCAGCCGGTCGTCGTCTCCGACGACCTGTCGAACCTGTCGGCGGCGCGGGCGTGGTGGCTGCTGCGCTTCGCGGGCGTGGCCGAGGTGCGGTTGCTCGACGGCGCGCTCGCCGGCTGGGCGGCGGCGGGACTGCCGCTCGAGGCGGGTGCGCCGCCGGCGCCCGAGCCCGGGGACGTCGTGCTCGCGTACGGGGCGCTGCCGACGCTCTCGATGGACGAGGCAGCCGAGCACGCGCGACGGGCGACGCTGCTCGACGCGCGCGCACCCGAGCGGTACCGCGGTGAGGTCGAGCCCGTCGATCCGCGCGCCGGGCACATTCCGGGTGCGCTGAACGCACCGGCGGCGTCGATGCTCGACGAGGCGGGGCGGTTCCGCGCGGGCGACGACCTGCGCGCCGCGTTCGACGCGCTCGGCGTGCGGCCGGATGCCCCGGTCGGCGTGTACTGCGGGTCGGGCGTGAACGCGGCGGCCGCGGCGGTCGGGCTCGAGCTGGCCGGGTTCGAGCCGGCGCTGTACCCGGGCTCGTGGTCGCAGTGGTCGAATCATCCCGATCGACCCGCGGCGACCGGGGCCGACGCGGGCTGA
- a CDS encoding zinc-dependent alcohol dehydrogenase family protein, whose amino-acid sequence MRAVRYTEFGSEPEVVEVDRPACPPRGAIVRVRATGLCRSDWHAWMGHDDTVRLPHVPGHEFAGEILELGAEVSPDSGWAVGDRVTAPFISACGRCPECLSGNEQVCDQQQQPGFTYWGSFAEEVIVHEAELNLIRLPDALGFVEAASLGCRFATAYRAVVTRGRLQPGERIAVHGCGGVGLSAIMIAVAAGVETYGVDVSPAALALVEKLGAIPVEGGEGAAQRVREISEGGVELSIDAYGSPETSLASVRSLRKRGRHVQIGLMVGDAASAPMPMDAVIAGELELLGSHGMAAHEYPDMLGAVASEAFRPIELVGRTIRLDDVPEALAKMGTAGAQGSGMTVVEL is encoded by the coding sequence ATGCGCGCGGTCCGCTACACCGAGTTCGGTTCAGAACCCGAGGTCGTGGAGGTCGATCGACCCGCGTGCCCGCCGCGCGGCGCGATCGTGCGCGTCCGCGCCACCGGTCTCTGCCGAAGCGACTGGCACGCCTGGATGGGCCACGACGACACGGTGCGGTTGCCGCACGTGCCGGGGCACGAGTTCGCCGGCGAGATCCTCGAGCTCGGCGCCGAGGTGTCGCCCGACAGCGGCTGGGCCGTCGGCGACCGCGTCACCGCGCCGTTCATCAGCGCCTGCGGCCGCTGCCCCGAGTGCCTGAGCGGCAACGAGCAGGTCTGCGACCAGCAGCAGCAGCCGGGGTTCACGTACTGGGGCTCGTTCGCCGAAGAGGTCATCGTGCACGAGGCCGAGCTGAACCTCATCCGCCTGCCCGACGCGCTCGGTTTCGTCGAGGCCGCGTCGCTCGGCTGCAGGTTCGCGACGGCGTATCGCGCGGTCGTCACGCGCGGCCGGCTCCAGCCCGGCGAGCGCATCGCGGTGCACGGATGCGGCGGGGTCGGCCTCTCGGCGATCATGATCGCCGTCGCGGCCGGCGTCGAGACCTACGGGGTGGATGTCTCGCCGGCCGCGCTGGCGCTCGTCGAGAAGCTCGGCGCGATCCCGGTGGAGGGCGGCGAGGGCGCCGCCCAGCGGGTGCGCGAGATCAGCGAGGGCGGCGTCGAGCTGTCGATCGACGCGTACGGCAGCCCCGAGACGTCGCTCGCGAGCGTGCGCAGCCTGCGCAAGCGCGGTCGCCACGTGCAGATCGGGCTCATGGTGGGGGATGCCGCGTCGGCGCCGATGCCGATGGACGCCGTGATCGCGGGCGAACTTGAACTGCTCGGCAGCCACGGCATGGCTGCGCACGAGTACCCCGACATGCTGGGCGCTGTGGCGAGCGAGGCGTTCCGGCCGATCGAGCTCGTCGGGCGCACGATCCGCCTCGACGACGTGCCCGAGGCGCTGGCCAAGATGGGCACCGCGGGCGCGCAGGGCTCGGGCATGACGGTCGTCGAGCTGTAG
- a CDS encoding HAD-IC family P-type ATPase — protein sequence MTQTIDDAPGLSAAEVAERVADGRVNRSTDASSRSVWSILRANVLTLFNAIVITAFAFLFLLGRWQDALFGFAAIANAIIGVVQEYRAKRSLDRLALLHAPKARVRRDGVEDEIPMQDVVLDDLLIVRSGDQVTADAEVLDAVRLEADESLLTGESEPIDKGAGDRLLSGSIVVGGEGIARVTAVGADAFAAKLTAEAKRFSLVKSELRSSIDRILRWITWGIGPIALIVVNANMQAAGGWEEAFRSGAWDEAATASIAAVIAMIPLGLVLMTSIAFAVGAVKLGAHNVLVQELPAVEGLARVDVICLDKTGTITSGEVRFDAAHPIGHDQPDGWRHVLAWNGRVPDANATARCLADEFTELPHLEPVSRIEFSSARKWSAASFRGHAQGTWVLGAPEFVLAGRTPADEPALAQASELAATGRRTLLLAWSPGVVVDEAALAEASGIAPGEASEASEASDEARLPSDLRPVALLTFREVVRPDAKATMSYFAKEGISVRIISGDNPLTVAAVAREVGIDAGDGYDARTLPTDVAELAEVLEQHHVFGRVTPSQKREMVRALKSNGHTVAMTGDGVNDALAIKDADMGIAMESGSAATKAVSRIVLLDSKFSHMPGVVAEGRRVIANIERVSMLFLSKTSYAVAMSLLFGILLWPFPLLPRQLSITDGLTIGIPAFLLALLPNTRRYIPGFLQRSLSFAIPAGLVVALSIAYVSGHARAIDASESQVQTASMVTLACIGLWILVVLSRPFTWIKAAVVAAMVAGLVLVLIVPIAIEFLALELPDIDTVIDMAIVVPIAIIALEALGFWHRRRFGTASEIAEPERARLPRRA from the coding sequence GTGACGCAGACGATCGACGACGCGCCCGGTCTCAGCGCGGCCGAGGTCGCCGAGCGCGTCGCCGACGGTCGCGTGAACCGTTCGACGGATGCTTCGAGCCGCAGCGTCTGGTCGATCCTCCGCGCGAACGTGCTCACCCTCTTCAACGCGATCGTGATCACCGCGTTCGCGTTCCTCTTCCTCCTCGGCCGCTGGCAGGACGCGCTGTTCGGATTCGCGGCGATCGCGAACGCCATCATCGGCGTCGTCCAGGAGTACCGCGCCAAGCGCTCCCTCGACCGGCTCGCCCTGCTGCACGCGCCGAAGGCGCGCGTGCGGCGCGACGGCGTCGAAGACGAGATCCCCATGCAGGACGTCGTGCTCGACGACCTGCTCATCGTGCGCAGCGGCGACCAGGTCACCGCCGACGCCGAGGTGCTCGACGCCGTGCGGCTCGAAGCCGACGAGTCGCTGCTCACCGGCGAGTCCGAGCCGATCGACAAGGGCGCGGGCGACCGGCTGCTGTCGGGCTCGATCGTGGTCGGCGGCGAGGGCATCGCCCGCGTCACCGCGGTCGGCGCCGACGCGTTCGCCGCGAAGCTCACCGCCGAGGCCAAGCGGTTCTCGCTCGTGAAGTCCGAACTGCGCAGCTCGATCGACCGCATCCTGCGGTGGATCACCTGGGGCATCGGCCCGATCGCGCTCATCGTCGTGAACGCCAACATGCAGGCCGCGGGCGGCTGGGAGGAGGCGTTCCGCTCGGGAGCCTGGGACGAAGCGGCCACCGCGTCGATCGCCGCCGTGATCGCGATGATCCCGCTCGGGCTCGTGCTGATGACCAGCATCGCGTTCGCCGTCGGCGCGGTGAAGCTCGGCGCGCACAACGTGCTCGTGCAGGAGCTGCCCGCCGTCGAGGGGCTCGCCCGCGTCGACGTGATCTGCCTCGACAAGACCGGCACCATCACGAGCGGTGAGGTCCGCTTCGACGCTGCGCACCCCATCGGCCACGACCAGCCCGACGGCTGGCGGCACGTGCTCGCATGGAACGGGCGGGTGCCCGACGCGAACGCCACCGCGCGCTGCCTCGCCGACGAGTTCACCGAACTGCCGCACCTCGAGCCCGTCTCGCGCATCGAGTTCTCGTCGGCGCGCAAGTGGAGCGCCGCGAGCTTCCGCGGCCACGCGCAGGGCACCTGGGTGCTCGGCGCACCCGAGTTCGTGCTCGCCGGCCGCACGCCGGCCGACGAGCCGGCGCTCGCCCAGGCATCCGAGCTCGCCGCGACCGGCCGGCGCACCCTGCTGCTCGCCTGGTCGCCGGGCGTGGTCGTCGACGAGGCCGCGCTCGCCGAGGCATCCGGGATCGCCCCCGGCGAGGCATCCGAGGCATCCGAGGCATCCGACGAAGCCCGCCTGCCGTCCGACCTGCGACCCGTCGCCCTGCTGACCTTCCGCGAAGTCGTGCGACCCGACGCGAAGGCGACCATGTCGTACTTCGCGAAGGAGGGCATCTCGGTACGGATCATCTCGGGCGACAACCCGCTCACCGTCGCCGCCGTCGCTCGCGAGGTCGGCATCGACGCCGGCGACGGCTACGACGCGCGCACCCTGCCCACCGACGTGGCCGAACTCGCCGAGGTGCTCGAACAGCACCACGTCTTCGGCCGGGTCACCCCGTCGCAGAAACGCGAGATGGTGCGCGCGCTGAAGTCGAACGGGCACACCGTCGCGATGACCGGCGACGGGGTCAACGACGCGCTCGCCATCAAAGACGCCGACATGGGCATCGCCATGGAGTCGGGCTCGGCCGCGACCAAGGCGGTGTCGCGCATCGTGCTGCTCGACTCGAAGTTCTCGCATATGCCCGGCGTCGTCGCCGAGGGCCGCCGGGTCATCGCGAACATCGAGCGCGTGTCGATGCTGTTCCTCTCGAAGACGTCGTACGCGGTCGCCATGTCGCTGCTGTTCGGGATCCTGCTCTGGCCGTTCCCGCTGCTGCCGCGCCAGCTCTCGATCACCGACGGGCTGACCATCGGCATCCCCGCGTTCCTGCTCGCGCTGCTGCCGAACACCCGGCGGTACATCCCCGGCTTCCTGCAGCGCTCGCTGTCGTTCGCGATCCCCGCCGGTCTCGTCGTGGCGCTGTCCATCGCGTACGTGTCGGGGCACGCGCGGGCGATCGACGCCTCGGAGTCGCAGGTGCAGACCGCGTCGATGGTGACCCTCGCATGCATCGGGCTGTGGATCCTGGTCGTGCTGTCGCGGCCGTTCACCTGGATCAAAGCGGCCGTCGTCGCCGCGATGGTCGCGGGGCTCGTGCTCGTGCTCATCGTGCCGATCGCCATCGAGTTCCTCGCGCTCGAGCTGCCCGACATCGACACCGTCATCGACATGGCGATCGTCGTGCCGATCGCGATCATCGCGCTCGAGGCGCTCGGGTTCTGGCATCGCCGCCGGTTCGGCACCGCGTCCGAGATCGCCGAGCCCGAGCGCGCGCGCCTCCCCCGCCGCGCCTGA
- a CDS encoding DMT family transporter, whose product MGYVAAVLLAAVCFGTTGTAQALGPDADPVSIGAARLVIGGGTLGLLAAVQWFARRSDPPRRVDAASVAGARRTLPTWASVLLGAAGIVAYQPAFFAGTAANGVAIGTVVALGSAPVITGALDWLTRRRYPGSRWLVATAIATAGVALLAFADGDRGGDASALGLLASLGAGASYAVYTLAGKALIDRGWGSNQSMGAMFGTAAAVGVPILLLTDASWLTTPAGLAMALWLGLVTTTLAYVLFGAGLTGLVPATVSTLTLAEPLTAGLLGVLLLGEQLTAGAWAGLAVLAAGIVVLAVPAARRVPAPVSEASPTVEPWTSS is encoded by the coding sequence ATGGGATACGTCGCCGCGGTGCTGCTCGCCGCGGTCTGCTTCGGCACGACCGGTACCGCGCAGGCGCTCGGCCCCGATGCCGACCCGGTCTCGATCGGGGCCGCACGGCTCGTGATCGGCGGCGGCACGCTCGGGTTGCTCGCCGCCGTCCAATGGTTCGCGCGACGGTCGGACCCGCCGCGACGGGTCGACGCGGCATCCGTCGCCGGAGCGCGCCGGACCCTGCCGACCTGGGCGTCGGTGCTGCTCGGCGCCGCGGGCATCGTCGCCTACCAGCCGGCCTTCTTCGCCGGCACCGCGGCGAACGGGGTCGCGATCGGCACCGTCGTCGCGCTCGGATCCGCACCGGTGATCACCGGTGCGCTCGACTGGCTCACCCGGCGCCGCTACCCGGGCAGCCGCTGGCTGGTCGCCACGGCGATCGCCACCGCCGGTGTGGCGCTGCTCGCCTTCGCCGACGGCGACCGCGGCGGCGACGCCTCCGCGCTCGGCCTGCTGGCCTCGCTCGGCGCGGGCGCCTCGTACGCGGTCTACACGCTCGCCGGCAAGGCGCTGATCGATCGCGGGTGGGGGTCGAACCAGAGCATGGGCGCGATGTTCGGCACGGCCGCGGCGGTCGGCGTGCCGATCCTGCTGCTGACGGATGCCTCATGGCTGACCACACCCGCGGGGCTCGCCATGGCGCTCTGGCTGGGGCTCGTGACCACGACACTCGCGTACGTCCTGTTCGGCGCCGGGCTCACGGGGCTCGTGCCTGCCACCGTGTCGACCCTCACCCTCGCCGAACCGCTGACCGCGGGCCTGCTCGGGGTGCTGCTGCTCGGCGAGCAGCTCACCGCCGGCGCCTGGGCGGGGCTCGCCGTGCTGGCCGCCGGCATCGTCGTGCTCGCCGTGCCCGCTGCAAGACGCGTTCCGGCGCCCGTGTCGGAGGCATCCCCTACCGTCGAGCCATGGACGTCATCCTGA
- a CDS encoding alpha/beta fold hydrolase — protein MDVILIPGFWLDASSWNPVTPFVEAAGHRAHPVTLPGLESADADRSGIGLADHVAAVVDLVDRLDGPVSLVGHSGGGAIAHGVVDARPDRIAKVVYVDAGPPADGDAINDELPVVDGEVPLPDWSVFEDADLVDLDDDLRAEFRARAVPEPAAVTSDPIRLVDERRYDVPVTIIACEFPSALLVEAIAAGQHWVRELARIRQVEYVDLPTGHWPQFTKPVQLGQAIAAALPAAG, from the coding sequence ATGGACGTCATCCTGATTCCGGGCTTCTGGCTCGACGCCTCGTCGTGGAACCCCGTCACCCCGTTCGTCGAGGCCGCAGGCCACCGCGCGCACCCGGTCACCCTGCCGGGGCTCGAGTCGGCCGACGCCGACCGCTCGGGCATCGGCCTCGCCGATCACGTCGCCGCGGTCGTCGATCTCGTCGACCGGCTCGACGGCCCGGTCTCGCTCGTCGGCCACTCGGGCGGCGGGGCGATCGCGCACGGCGTGGTCGACGCTCGCCCCGACCGCATCGCGAAGGTGGTGTACGTCGACGCCGGTCCCCCGGCCGACGGCGACGCGATCAACGACGAGCTGCCCGTCGTCGACGGCGAGGTGCCGCTGCCCGACTGGTCGGTCTTCGAAGACGCCGATCTCGTCGACCTCGACGACGACCTGCGGGCCGAGTTCCGCGCGCGTGCCGTGCCCGAGCCGGCCGCCGTCACGAGCGACCCCATCCGGCTCGTCGACGAGCGGCGCTACGACGTGCCGGTCACGATCATCGCGTGCGAGTTCCCGAGCGCGTTGCTCGTCGAGGCGATCGCGGCGGGGCAGCACTGGGTGCGCGAGCTGGCGCGCATCCGGCAGGTCGAGTACGTCGACCTGCCCACCGGTCACTGGCCGCAGTTCACCAAGCCCGTGCAGCTCGGGCAGGCGATCGCGGCGGCACTGCCTGCGGCCGGCTGA
- the ypfJ gene encoding KPN_02809 family neutral zinc metallopeptidase — protein sequence MTFNPDSDISRGRASKRGRGTAIAVGGGGIGIVALFLLSQLFGVDLTQFVGGGVDGGAGGGGEESSLEHCVTGADANEYVECRMQGAAASLDDFWVDEAPAIGIAYRSPTDLVMFEQSASTGCGSATAATGPFYCPPDETIYLDVSFFDELRTRFGSSGGPLAEMYVVAHEWGHHVQQLAGILDAARDGQTGPASNSVRVELQADCFAGAWAAGASTTTDASGEPFLQPITPAQYRDALDAAAAVGDDRIQAAVGGQVQPHTFTHGSSDQRMRWFETGYDQGAGACDTFSPSAGAL from the coding sequence ATGACGTTCAATCCCGACTCCGACATCAGCCGCGGGCGGGCGTCGAAGCGCGGGCGTGGCACGGCCATCGCGGTCGGCGGCGGCGGGATCGGCATCGTCGCGCTGTTCCTGCTGTCGCAGCTGTTCGGCGTCGACCTCACCCAGTTCGTCGGCGGCGGTGTCGACGGCGGCGCGGGCGGCGGCGGCGAAGAATCATCGCTCGAGCACTGCGTCACGGGGGCCGACGCGAACGAGTACGTCGAGTGCCGCATGCAGGGCGCGGCCGCCTCGCTCGACGACTTCTGGGTCGATGAGGCGCCCGCCATCGGCATCGCGTACCGGTCGCCGACCGATCTGGTGATGTTCGAGCAGTCGGCCTCGACCGGCTGCGGCTCGGCGACGGCGGCCACGGGCCCGTTCTACTGCCCGCCCGACGAGACGATCTACCTCGACGTGTCGTTCTTCGACGAGCTGCGCACCCGGTTCGGATCGAGCGGCGGGCCGCTCGCCGAGATGTACGTCGTCGCCCACGAGTGGGGGCACCACGTGCAGCAGCTCGCCGGCATTCTGGATGCGGCCCGCGACGGGCAGACCGGGCCGGCGTCGAACTCGGTCCGGGTGGAGTTGCAGGCCGATTGCTTCGCCGGTGCGTGGGCGGCGGGGGCCTCCACGACGACGGATGCCTCGGGCGAGCCGTTCCTGCAGCCCATCACGCCGGCGCAGTACCGTGATGCGCTGGACGCCGCTGCCGCCGTGGGCGACGATCGCATCCAGGCAGCGGTGGGCGGGCAGGTGCAGCCGCACACGTTCACGCACGGCTCGAGCGACCAGCGGATGCGGTGGTTCGAGACGGGGTACGACCAGGGAGCCGGAGCCTGCGACACGTTCAGCCCGTCGGCCGGCGCGCTCTGA
- a CDS encoding alpha/beta hydrolase, which produces MSAGERRGVRLALGIGAGVVTVLVLAVVVFAAWAHTVRTGDRSAVIAAWRDEAVAIAPLGDGPFDGARNGFVITPADASGDGLVFLPGARVEPAAYLWKLSGVAAETGLTIVVPRPAWNLAFFDTRPVSAFTALVPGIDRWYVGGHSLGGVRACQLAGGADAPDAGVVGVILFGSYCANDLSQTDLFAVAFAGEFDGLSTPDEIVAASGNLPESSAVFVLPGLNHASFGDYGAQSGDGEATVDSDTARREIAEAVAQVIGVPASLET; this is translated from the coding sequence ATGAGCGCCGGCGAACGGCGCGGCGTGCGCCTCGCCCTGGGCATCGGCGCCGGGGTGGTCACGGTGCTCGTGCTCGCCGTCGTCGTGTTCGCGGCGTGGGCGCACACCGTCCGCACCGGTGACCGGTCGGCGGTGATCGCCGCGTGGCGCGACGAGGCGGTCGCGATCGCACCGCTCGGCGACGGGCCGTTCGACGGCGCCCGCAACGGCTTCGTCATCACCCCGGCCGACGCGAGCGGCGACGGCCTCGTGTTCCTTCCGGGTGCTCGGGTGGAGCCGGCCGCCTACCTGTGGAAGCTGAGCGGCGTCGCCGCCGAGACGGGGCTCACGATCGTCGTGCCGCGGCCCGCGTGGAACCTCGCGTTCTTCGACACCCGACCGGTCTCGGCATTCACTGCGCTGGTGCCCGGCATCGACCGGTGGTACGTCGGCGGGCATTCGCTCGGCGGGGTGCGGGCCTGCCAGCTCGCCGGCGGCGCGGATGCCCCCGATGCCGGTGTGGTCGGCGTCATCCTCTTCGGCAGCTACTGCGCGAACGACCTGTCGCAGACCGACCTGTTCGCCGTGGCGTTCGCGGGCGAGTTCGACGGGCTCTCGACCCCCGACGAGATCGTCGCCGCGTCGGGCAACCTGCCCGAGAGCTCCGCCGTCTTCGTGCTGCCAGGGCTCAACCATGCCTCGTTCGGCGACTACGGAGCCCAGTCAGGCGACGGCGAGGCGACGGTCGACAGCGACACTGCGCGGCGCGAGATCGCCGAGGCGGTCGCTCAGGTGATCGGCGTGCCCGCCTCCCTCGAGACCTGA
- a CDS encoding sugar transferase, with protein sequence MSVISNGFAEFEPRRSGLAGLDEASTRTRTRRQRERRADVHRRRLITSDLAVVLIAVAAGVAVPVPQAAVAAASATVNGVSVVSVAAAALIVVGWLALLTAMRSRDPRVLGIGVTEYKRVANATLLAFGVLATVCALAPIPDSRGLLLVALPFGLLLLLLERWLWRKRLFVDRAAGRYLSRAIVVGHEDDVRYVVETIGQSCGPLFSVEGVVLDRSDGTGGSVRVGSRIIPVIGELADAAAAAARVGAESVIVAGQPSGGSNYIRSLAWSLEPIGSELVLSSRLVDVAGPRIHFRPVEGLPLIHVETPRFEGGKHVLKRGFDILAAGFGLLLITPLLLVIAAGIKLDDGGPVLFRQRRIGRNGETFEMLKFRSMVTDAEARLATLQARNDGSGPLFKLKDDPRITRIGAFLRSHSLDELPQLWNVVRGDMSMVGPRPPLPSEVAEYTSDVHRRLYIKPGLTGLWQVGGRSDLSWEEGVRLDLYYVENWSLTGDLMLIWRTLKVVFHPEGAY encoded by the coding sequence ATGAGCGTGATCTCGAACGGCTTCGCAGAGTTCGAACCGCGACGCTCCGGTCTCGCCGGTCTGGACGAGGCGTCGACGCGCACACGCACCCGGCGGCAGCGCGAGCGACGGGCCGACGTGCACCGCCGACGCCTCATCACCTCCGACCTCGCGGTCGTGCTCATCGCCGTGGCGGCGGGCGTCGCCGTCCCCGTGCCGCAGGCGGCCGTCGCCGCCGCGTCCGCGACGGTCAACGGCGTGTCCGTCGTGTCGGTAGCGGCAGCCGCCCTGATCGTCGTCGGCTGGCTCGCGCTGCTCACCGCGATGCGCTCGCGCGACCCGCGCGTGCTCGGCATCGGCGTCACGGAGTACAAGCGGGTCGCCAACGCCACCCTGCTCGCGTTCGGCGTGCTCGCGACGGTGTGCGCGCTCGCGCCCATCCCCGACTCCCGAGGCCTGCTGCTGGTCGCGCTGCCGTTCGGACTGCTCCTGCTGCTGCTCGAGCGCTGGCTCTGGCGCAAGCGGCTGTTCGTCGACCGGGCCGCCGGCCGTTATCTGTCGCGCGCCATCGTGGTGGGGCACGAGGACGACGTGCGGTACGTCGTCGAGACGATCGGCCAGAGCTGCGGTCCGCTGTTCTCGGTCGAGGGCGTCGTGCTCGATCGTTCCGATGGCACCGGCGGTTCCGTGCGGGTGGGCAGCCGGATCATCCCCGTGATCGGCGAGCTCGCCGATGCCGCCGCCGCGGCCGCCAGGGTCGGCGCGGAGTCGGTGATCGTGGCGGGCCAGCCGTCCGGCGGGAGCAACTACATCCGCTCCCTGGCCTGGTCGCTCGAGCCGATCGGCTCGGAGCTCGTGCTCTCGAGCCGGCTCGTCGACGTCGCGGGCCCGCGCATCCACTTCCGCCCCGTCGAGGGCCTGCCGCTGATCCATGTCGAGACGCCTCGGTTCGAGGGCGGCAAGCACGTCCTCAAGCGCGGGTTCGACATCCTCGCGGCCGGATTCGGGCTCCTGCTCATCACGCCCCTGCTCCTGGTGATCGCGGCGGGGATCAAGCTCGACGACGGCGGGCCGGTGCTGTTCCGCCAGCGCCGGATCGGCCGCAACGGCGAGACGTTCGAGATGCTGAAGTTCCGCTCGATGGTGACCGATGCCGAGGCGCGACTCGCGACCCTCCAGGCGCGCAACGACGGCAGCGGGCCGCTGTTCAAGCTGAAGGACGACCCGCGGATCACCCGCATCGGCGCGTTCCTGCGTTCCCACTCCCTCGACGAACTGCCGCAGCTCTGGAACGTGGTGCGGGGCGACATGAGCATGGTCGGCCCGCGTCCGCCGCTGCCGAGCGAGGTCGCCGAGTACACCTCCGACGTGCACCGCCGGCTGTACATCAAGCCCGGCCTGACCGGCCTCTGGCAGGTCGGCGGGCGTTCGGATCTCTCCTGGGAGGAGGGCGTCCGACTCGACCTCTACTACGTCGAGAACTGGTCGCTCACGGGGGACCTGATGCTGATCTGGCGGACGCTGAAGGTCGTCTTCCATCCCGAAGGAGCGTACTGA